Below is a window of Sporomusaceae bacterium DNA.
GGCAAGGAAAGCCTGTGCGAGTCATGTGGAGATGTCTGCGGGGAAGACGTCGACTGCCGGGTATGGTTATGGCAGGGCCGGGAATATACCACACCGCCCAAGGCGATGATCGTTGACGCGATACTAAGGCATGTTTACGGGGGACAGCAATCTGCCCGCCCGGCCGTTAAGGAAGTGCCCGATAACTTAAAACGATTTTTCGCCGCCAAGAGCAACAGGTAACTCTGAATAACAAGAAAGGACGGGTAGAACCGTCCTTTCTTGTTGAGTAATAAGCACTGCTCTATCGCGGGCTTTGCGCATTTCTGATAAATAAGTAATAATTAGGCAGGAATCCGGGGTTATAAGTAAGAATACGTTCTTCAATCAGTCGTCTTACCGGTCTAGCTCATTTCCGAATTGCGAGGGAGAGATGAAGATGAAGGAAAACGTGAAAATCGCCATCGTGATCTGCGACCGTTATAAATCCTGTGCCGGCGGCAAGTGCTTCCGCGCGGTGCAGAACAGGGAAGGCGCCTTCTCGCGCTACAAGGGTAAAGAGGTCGAGATCGTCGGCTTCACTAGCTGCGGCGGCTGCCCTGGCGGCAACATCGAATATGCTCCGGAGGAGATGAAAAAGAACGGCGCCCAGGTCGTTCACCTCGCTACCGGTCTTTTGGTGGGCTACCCTCCTTGTCCTCACATCGGCTATTTCCGCAGCTTCATCACCGAGAGGTATGGAATGGAAGTAGTTGTCGGCACCCATCCCATTCCTCAGAAATACTATAATGTACACGAATCGCTGGGAAGCTGGAACACGCCGGAATGGCAAAGCCATATCGAGCCAACGTTGACCGACGAAAAAACCCGTCTTGCGTATGACTAAATTCGGTAATGACGTGATATAGCTTCAATGGAACGACTGTTGTTCCATGGTTGAATTATGAAATATAATTCATAAACCTGACTCAGGGGCGATGCCGTGCAATATTCTATCCCTCGTTGTCCTTCAGACGCTTGAGTTTTGGTGGAGGAGGGCTTTGTGGTGATAACATTCAGGAAAGCTGTACTTTTACTGGCATTCATTTCATCAGCTTGCACAGTGTCGGCGGAAGCCCTGCCGGATTTGGTGGCGCGCATCGAACCGGCTGTGGTGCTGATAAAGACGTTTGACTGTGCCGGTTGCCCGCTAAGAACCGGGAGTGGCTTTTTTATCAGCGCCGAGGGTGAACTCGTAACCGGCCGCCACGTCCTCAACAACGCGTGCAAGGCGTCGGTGGAGACTTCGGACGGCAGCAAATACTGGGTCTCCAAGGCCACGGGCGTTAATCCCGCTTTCGACCTGATTAAACTTAAAGTGGAAAAGCCTATTGGAGCTACACTTTTTCTTGAAATTGCCGCCGAGCTGCCGCGGAAGGGGGAGACTGTCGTCGTGATCGGTAACCCCTGCGGGTATCGCTTCGTGGTGTCGGAGGGGATTGTGGCGGCGTTCCAGGACCTGTCGGTCGGCAGGACAATCCAGGTAACGGCGCCGATCGGACCCGGCTCAAGCGGCAGCCCGGTAGTAAACATGAACGGCAAAGTGGTCGGGGTGATAAACCTCTATAACGACAGCGGCCAGAATCTCAACTTTGCCTTGCCGGCACGCCTGATCTTTTCTCTGGCGCTCGACAACCCGGTATCTCTGGAGGAACTGTCGCAGCCCCGGTTCTATTACGAGGTTGTTCAACCTGCGATCGGCTATTGATGTATAAGGCGCTGTCAGTGCTTTACCTGAAGTTTACTGGTCAGACGGACGAATTGCTGGTAGACTATATCCGGATACGAAGTCGATCCTAAGTAGCATCCGTTGAACATTATGAAGGATAAGTGGGGTTTGTTATGAACTATACAGAATTTCTGAAACTGCTTTCGCGCGAGCTGGTGGTCGCGCTCGGCTGCACCGAGCCGATAGCTGTCGCGTACGCGGCGGCGCTCGCCCGGGAGCACGTACGCGGCTCTGAGGTCGAGGCTGTGGACGTTTTCGTCAGCGGCAATGTTGTGAAAAACGCTATGTCGGTGACCATCCCCGGCACCGGGCACTGCGGGGTAGATATGGCCGCGGCTTTAGGTGTCGTGGCGGGGGACGCGACGAGGACCCTTGAAGTGCTGTCCGGTATTGACGAAAAGGACGTTCAAGCTGCCGAAGACCTCGTCAGGCGGGGTATCGTTAACGTTCAGGTGGCGGATTCGGATAAGAAGCTCTATATCGAGGTCAACATCCGCACCGCCGATTCGTGCGCCAGGGCGGTTGTTGCCGATGAACACACGAAGATAGGCCTCGTGGAAGTTGACGGATTGGTGATTAACCGGGCGGAGGAAAACGTCCAGCAAGCTGACGAAGGCGAAGAAGAACTCTCGTTCCTCAGTATCGATTCGATCTGGGATTTCGTAGAGCATGCCGATATCCGCGACTTGGATATTGTCCGGCATAGTATGGACCTCAACGGGGCCATCGCCGCCGAAGGCTTGCGCAACCCATACGGATTGCAGGTGGGGAAGATGATTCAGGATAATATCGAGCGGAAAATCCTCGGCGACGATATCGTCAATCAAGCCACGGCGTTGACCGCCGCAGCCGCAGACGCCAGGATGGCGGGTTGCCCTTTGCCTGTCGTCAGTAACTCGGGGAGCGGCAATCAGGGGATATCGGCCACGGTGCCTGTGCTGGCGGTGGGAAGAAGGCTGGGCGCATCGGAAGAGAGGATTTTGCGGGCTGTCACGCTGAGTCACCTGATCGCGATTTTCATCAAATCGAAATTCGGACGGCTATCGGCGCTCTGCGGCGCCATCGTTTCGGGCACCGGAGCCGCTTGCGGCATTGCGTATCTTCTAGGCGGCGACGTCGCTACTGTTAAGATGGCGATCCAGAACATGCTGGGAAATGTGACCGGTATGCTATGTGACGGCGCTAAGCCGGGTTGCGCACTAAAGGTGGCGACCTGCACCAATGCGGCGGCGCAGTCGGCGCTCCTGGCGGTAAGGGGCTTCGGAATTAAACCGACCGACGGCATAATCGAGACAAGTCCTGTGCATTCGATCGATAATCTTTGCCGGATCGGCAATCAGGGGACGATCGAGATGGATAAGATCATCCTGGACATTATGCTCAACAAGCAGGATAGGGCGGGATAAGCCGCTCTCCCTTATAGCGTGTATACTTGCCGGCTGACAGGAGATCTTCGGTTTTCCTTGTATATAATAATATGGGGAGGGGATCTTATGTACTCCGCAAAGGTTATGGAGCACTTCATGATGCCGCGCAATGCCTGTTATATGGCGGATGCTGACGGAGTGGGCTGCGAATACGACGCCGAATGCGGCGACAAGTTCACCATGTTCATCCGGGTCAGCGGTGAATATATCCGCGATATCAGCTTTCTCGGCTTCGGCTGCGGGGCGGCAATCGCCGCCGGCAGTCTGACCACGATGCTTGCCAAGGGCAAGAGTATTAGGGATGCCTTGCAGATTACCGAGGAAGAGATAATAGACGCTCTCGGGGGCTTGCCAGAGGAGAAACGGCATTGCTCCGACCTGAGCGTCAGTGCGTTGCAGTCGGCGATATTGGATTACCTCGCCAAACAAGGCCGCAGTATAAAAGAGTATTTATCCTAGAAGCATGAGAAAGCATCGCCGGGGAGGCGGTGCTTTCACGTTTGTT
It encodes the following:
- a CDS encoding S1C family serine protease translates to MITFRKAVLLLAFISSACTVSAEALPDLVARIEPAVVLIKTFDCAGCPLRTGSGFFISAEGELVTGRHVLNNACKASVETSDGSKYWVSKATGVNPAFDLIKLKVEKPIGATLFLEIAAELPRKGETVVVIGNPCGYRFVVSEGIVAAFQDLSVGRTIQVTAPIGPGSSGSPVVNMNGKVVGVINLYNDSGQNLNFALPARLIFSLALDNPVSLEELSQPRFYYEVVQPAIGY
- a CDS encoding iron-sulfur cluster assembly scaffold protein; amino-acid sequence: MYSAKVMEHFMMPRNACYMADADGVGCEYDAECGDKFTMFIRVSGEYIRDISFLGFGCGAAIAAGSLTTMLAKGKSIRDALQITEEEIIDALGGLPEEKRHCSDLSVSALQSAILDYLAKQGRSIKEYLS
- a CDS encoding CGGC domain-containing protein encodes the protein MKENVKIAIVICDRYKSCAGGKCFRAVQNREGAFSRYKGKEVEIVGFTSCGGCPGGNIEYAPEEMKKNGAQVVHLATGLLVGYPPCPHIGYFRSFITERYGMEVVVGTHPIPQKYYNVHESLGSWNTPEWQSHIEPTLTDEKTRLAYD
- a CDS encoding DUF2703 domain-containing protein → MFIDLTVCDRCLGADVSLEEAVAEIANVLRATGYEIDVRKILVESEEQALELGFVSSPTIRINGQDIQLDGKESLCESCGDVCGEDVDCRVWLWQGREYTTPPKAMIVDAILRHVYGGQQSARPAVKEVPDNLKRFFAAKSNR
- a CDS encoding L-serine ammonia-lyase, iron-sulfur-dependent, subunit alpha yields the protein MNYTEFLKLLSRELVVALGCTEPIAVAYAAALAREHVRGSEVEAVDVFVSGNVVKNAMSVTIPGTGHCGVDMAAALGVVAGDATRTLEVLSGIDEKDVQAAEDLVRRGIVNVQVADSDKKLYIEVNIRTADSCARAVVADEHTKIGLVEVDGLVINRAEENVQQADEGEEELSFLSIDSIWDFVEHADIRDLDIVRHSMDLNGAIAAEGLRNPYGLQVGKMIQDNIERKILGDDIVNQATALTAAAADARMAGCPLPVVSNSGSGNQGISATVPVLAVGRRLGASEERILRAVTLSHLIAIFIKSKFGRLSALCGAIVSGTGAACGIAYLLGGDVATVKMAIQNMLGNVTGMLCDGAKPGCALKVATCTNAAAQSALLAVRGFGIKPTDGIIETSPVHSIDNLCRIGNQGTIEMDKIILDIMLNKQDRAG